GAAAACTGGAATCCAGCTTGAGAAGCTATCCTCTTAGAGGATAGCTTCAGTTGTTTATCTGATCAAATGGTTCATCTGCCTGTCGTACTCTACACGGGGAACTTTTCTTCCATACATGTAGTACTCCACAATTGTCGTTTCACCGATAGTGCGGTAGCAAGGACCATGCTTCTGACCATTTTTCCAAGTGATCTCTTCGACAAGAAACTGGCCATCGCGATACCTCTGCTCCACTCCATTTTTTTGACCGTTCAAATAAGGCACTTCCGCAATCTTTTCGCCATTTTGATAGACAACTGTGACCCCCTCTCGGTGATCATGATTCCAAGATTCGACTGTTTGAGGCTCCCCGCCAGGCAGAAACGTTTTTCTTTCTCCACTGACAATGCCGTTTTGATAGGGAATCACCTCTTTCGGCGCTCCATTTGGATAGAAAAAAGTGCGCAATACCAGCTCGCCATGCTGAATCTTATCTTCGGACTCCATGACACCATACTGGTCTCTATTAACGCGCCGCCCGCTTCCTTGATCCACTCTCGCTTCCAATTGCTGGTAAGGAGTAAAATATTCCCCTTCGATCAATTTGTTCCCTTCATATTCCTCATTATAATGAGGAGCGCTGTTTTCATACCAAACAGACACCTTCTTATGTGTCGGAGTGTCGTAATCGACCTGCTTCACCTTTATACCTGTGGAATCATTTTCCGTTGCTTGAACTAACCGCCCTTGGCTATACATTTCCGTTTTCTGAATTGCACCACTATGAGGGAATGTGTAAGTCGTCTCACCATCCAGAAAGCCATCTTTGTAATTTTTCGTCACCACAACACCCGATTTCAACGTAGAAACCACTCTGCCGTTCTGGCCACGATCCTTCCACTCCCTTTGTGGAACCTCCATTCCATATTTGTGAATATATGTTTGGCTCAAAGCCTCCTTTTCAGGCTTGCAAACGTCTCCGCACGAACGTTTGGAACAGCCAGAAAGCGCTACCGCCATCCCAACCGACAACCCCATTAAAACCACCTTATGCATATCAATACCTCCTAATACGTGCCTCAATTTGTGATGTGATCCGCGCATGTTCTGCGTCGACAGCTTCTTGAGAAACCGTTTTCTTCACATTTCTATAAATAAATCTCAACGTGACATTTTTCTTACTTTCACCAACCTTCTCTCCACGATAGATATCGATCAACGAAACATTTTCCAATAAACGCGACTTCACCGATGAAATCACCTCCAAAATTTCCTGAATTGCAACATTTTCTTCCACTGTGACCGTTAAATCTCGATCCGATGCCGGATAAACCGGCATCGGCTCCATCAGCCTACGGCTTTGCCGCATCTGATAAAGCAAATGAAGATCAATCTCTGCATAGTAAACCTTATTCGATAAATCCATCCGCCTCAAAATGGTTGGATGGATCTCTCCTAGAATTCCCACTTCCTGCTCTCCGATACAGAGACTTCCCTGCCTTCCAGGGTGGAAAAAATGGAGATTTCCGCTGCGGAATTGGTAATCCAATACTCCGGTTTCCAAGAGAAGCGATTCCACAATTCCTTTGAGATCAAAAAAATCCGCTCCATCCTTTTTCCTTTCCCAGTGATCCGGATGGCGGTTTCCCATCAGCAAAACTCCCGCCATCGATTGTTCCTTGAACCGGCCCTCTTCTTTAAAATGGATTCTGCCGATTTCAAAACCACTCAAATTGCGGCATTCATGATCGTAGTTGTGCTTAGCCACCTGCAAAAGCCCTGGCAAAAGGGAAGTGCGCAAAATGGATTGCTCAACAGATACTGGGTTGAGCACCTTTACAATATTTTCCGGAGGCATGATCGGCCCATTAACCGCTTCCTGCAATTTCGGCCCGATGAGATCGCAAGTCAAAAGCTCCTGAAGCCCCTCAGCCATCAATCTTCTGCGAATCTCTCTCTCAAACACAAAAATGGGTGCGTGGGGCATATCCGAACTTGTGAAATAGGAAGAAGGTTTTGGAATATTGTCAAATCCATAAATCCTTGCCACCTCCTCGATCAGATCCACTTCACTATTGATATCTGCCCGATAGGTCGGAATCGTCAAAGTGAAAGTATCCTTTCCGTCCCATTTAACACCAAATTCCAAGCGCGTGAAAAGGTCATTGACTTCACTCATTCCAAGCTGTGTTCCAAGTACCGCATTAACACGGGACAATCGGCATTTGACCTCTTTCGGCGAAAAATCCTTCTGTTTGACATCAACCACGCCACGGCAAATTTCTCCACCGGAAATTTCCTTAATCAGCACAGCCGCTCGATCAAGTGCCGCTAACACCTGGTTAGGGTCTGCTTCCCTTTCAAACCTGCGCGATGCCTCCGTCTGCAGCGCCAGCCTCTTGCTTGTTCTGCGAATACCTGCAGCCTCAAAATAAGCCGATTCTAAAAGGATATTGACTGTGCCCTCATGAACTTCAGAATTCAAGCCCCCCATAACGCCAGCAATTGCCACCGGTTTTTTTCCGTCGCAAATCAAAAGATCATCACTTGTCAGGACACGCCTCTTTTCATCCAAAGAGACAAAAGCTTCTCCTTCCTGAGCTGTCCGGACAACAATGCGCCTCTCTTCCAACAGGTCGTAATCAAAAGCGTGCAAAGGGTGTCCCATCTCCATCAACACATAATTCGTTGCATCGACAACGTTGTTGACAGGTCTTTGGTCGCACGCTAGCAGCTTTTTCTGCAGCCAATCAGGCGACGGCCCGACTTTTACCCCTTTGATGACGCGGCAGGCATAGCGGGGACATTTTTCAAAGCAAGCAACCTCAACAGAAACTGCCTCGAAAGCTTCTTCTTCATTTTCCTCGATCTTTATCGCAGGGAGTCGATACTGCTTGCCCGTCATTGCTGCTAATTCTCTTACGACACCAAGCACACTTGCGCAATGTCCTAAGTTAGGCGTCAGGGAAATTTCTAAAACTGTATCTCCATAAATCTCAGAAATATCCGCCCCGACCTGAATTCTGTCGGCAAACTCCATAATCCCGCTGCCATGATCTCCGATCCCAAGTTCGTCCTCGGAACATAACATGCCATACGATTCCACGCCTCTCAACTTTGTTTTTTTTATTTTAAAGGCTTTTCCCTCTTCATCTCTCAACACCGAGCCGATTTTCGCAAATGCGGTTTTCAATCCGGGACGGCAATTGGGAGCTCCACAAACAACCTGAAACTGCTCTTCGCCATC
This genomic window from Waddlia chondrophila WSU 86-1044 contains:
- a CDS encoding toxin-antitoxin system YwqK family antitoxin, whose protein sequence is MHKVVLMGLSVGMAVALSGCSKRSCGDVCKPEKEALSQTYIHKYGMEVPQREWKDRGQNGRVVSTLKSGVVVTKNYKDGFLDGETTYTFPHSGAIQKTEMYSQGRLVQATENDSTGIKVKQVDYDTPTHKKVSVWYENSAPHYNEEYEGNKLIEGEYFTPYQQLEARVDQGSGRRVNRDQYGVMESEDKIQHGELVLRTFFYPNGAPKEVIPYQNGIVSGERKTFLPGGEPQTVESWNHDHREGVTVVYQNGEKIAEVPYLNGQKNGVEQRYRDGQFLVEEITWKNGQKHGPCYRTIGETTIVEYYMYGRKVPRVEYDRQMNHLIR
- the pheT gene encoding phenylalanine--tRNA ligase subunit beta; this translates as MKLPLSWILEVIDLNLPSHKIANMLTMAGLEVDGCTPLPLAFENVVVGEVLRTERHPDAEKLCIATVFDGEEQFQVVCGAPNCRPGLKTAFAKIGSVLRDEEGKAFKIKKTKLRGVESYGMLCSEDELGIGDHGSGIMEFADRIQVGADISEIYGDTVLEISLTPNLGHCASVLGVVRELAAMTGKQYRLPAIKIEENEEEAFEAVSVEVACFEKCPRYACRVIKGVKVGPSPDWLQKKLLACDQRPVNNVVDATNYVLMEMGHPLHAFDYDLLEERRIVVRTAQEGEAFVSLDEKRRVLTSDDLLICDGKKPVAIAGVMGGLNSEVHEGTVNILLESAYFEAAGIRRTSKRLALQTEASRRFEREADPNQVLAALDRAAVLIKEISGGEICRGVVDVKQKDFSPKEVKCRLSRVNAVLGTQLGMSEVNDLFTRLEFGVKWDGKDTFTLTIPTYRADINSEVDLIEEVARIYGFDNIPKPSSYFTSSDMPHAPIFVFEREIRRRLMAEGLQELLTCDLIGPKLQEAVNGPIMPPENIVKVLNPVSVEQSILRTSLLPGLLQVAKHNYDHECRNLSGFEIGRIHFKEEGRFKEQSMAGVLLMGNRHPDHWERKKDGADFFDLKGIVESLLLETGVLDYQFRSGNLHFFHPGRQGSLCIGEQEVGILGEIHPTILRRMDLSNKVYYAEIDLHLLYQMRQSRRLMEPMPVYPASDRDLTVTVEENVAIQEILEVISSVKSRLLENVSLIDIYRGEKVGESKKNVTLRFIYRNVKKTVSQEAVDAEHARITSQIEARIRRY